The Camelina sativa cultivar DH55 chromosome 14, Cs, whole genome shotgun sequence genome includes a window with the following:
- the LOC104739456 gene encoding putative lysine-specific demethylase JMJ16, whose protein sequence is MGTELMRICVKDESDDLPSVPPGFESYATFTLKRLPPGSSDKAMTPIETVPVTEQPKMEVETDESKAARSLRRNRPWINYDDDDDDVANNDNAASQQHLDQNSKVEPSLPKGVVRGCEECKDCQKVTAKWHPDEARRPDLEDAPVFYPSEEEFEDTLNYIAKIRPEAEKYGICRIVPPPSWKPPCPLREKQVWEGSKFATRVQRVDKLQNRSSMKKISKLSNQMRKKKRKFMKTGTDPVTSGMSDSCSASTGMSELETFGFEPGPGFTLKDFQKYADDFKAQYFKKSETSTDNECKVGNSIDCWEPAVEDVEGEYWRIVDKATEEIEVLYGADLETGVFGSGFPKTSSSHNASSSEEKYARSGWNLNNFPRLPGSLLRYEGSDISGVLVPWLYIGMCFSSFCWHVEDHHLYSLNYMHWGAPKLWYGVGGKDAVKLEDAMRKHLPDLFEEQPDLLHKLVTQLSPSKLKTAGVPVHRCVQHAGEFVLTFPRAYHAGFNSGFNCAEAVNVAPVDWLPHGQIAIELYCQQGRKTSISHDKLLLGAAREVVKADWELNLLKKNTVDNLRWKAFSGKDGILAKTLKARIDMERTKREFLCNSSLALKMHSNFDATNERECCICFFDLHLSAAGCRCSPEKYSCLSHVKQLCSCSWVTKYFLFRYDIDELNVLVEAVEGKLSSVYRWARQDLGLALTTQISGTKMEIDEEEKVHKDLSPQAAAISAKDLQLKVTLREDLSKGLEKTSKLSDVNLLLKDKEEQLTSSHCIKPVKEETVYDSSDPKVSACQPSEGGILSVTTAKPVSGKKNSQILPNDVILLSDDEHDKPRKRGSVRRDAVSSGNKLEVRERPTHVLALEASARIAAPICRRLGDSLPHTRNAISLPTNDQRATRVDVPSSASHMEVNAEAGGLAQDICNRINTNNHGGEKATSCKPKKSGGLVILDVVDGARSNSGTPSCSQNNSPDGFIRQKGPRIAKVVRRINCNVEPLSYGCVFSGKSWCSRRAIFPKGFRSRVRYLNILDPRNMCFYISEILDAGRDSPLFMVYLESNPSEVFVHLSPTRCWEMVKDRVNQEISKQHKAGKSDLPPLQPAGSPDGFEMFGYSSPAIVQAIEALDVNRVCTDYWDSRPYSRPQVQFPANPLPREVNTSVRSLGVGNVQNAPQHRLLPTGTNSILKVLFKKANMEELSSLQEVLSESNSDLVTELVKEELQNRR, encoded by the exons ATGGGGACAGAGCTTATGAGAATCTGTGTTAAAGATGAAAGTGATGATTTGCCATCTGTTCCTCCTGGGTTTGAATCATATGCCACTTTCACTTTAAAAAGGCTACCCCCTGGTTCTTCTGATAAAGCCATGACTCCCATTGAAACTGTTCCTGTTACCGAACAACCCAAGATGGAAGTTGAGACCGATGAATCCAAAGCTGCTCGCTCTCTTCGCCGTAATAGACCTTGGAttaattatgatgatgatgatgatgatgttgctaACAATGACAATGCCGCATCTCAACAACATCTTGATCAA AATTCTAAAGTCGAGCCTTCTTTACCAAAGGGTGTGGTTAGGGGTTGTGAAGAATGTAAAGACTGCCAAAAG GTAACTGCGAAATGGCATCCAGATGAAGCTCGTAGGCCTGACCTTGAAGACGCCCCTGTATTCTACCCGAGCGAAGAG GAGTTTGAAGACACTTTGAATTATATAGCTAAAATAAGACCGGAAGCTGAAAAGTATGGAATCTGTCGCATTGTTCCTCCTCCTTCCTGGAAACCCCCCTGCCCACTGAGAGAAAAGCAAGTATGGGAGGGTTCTAAATTTGCGACTCGTGTCCAAAGAGTTGATAAACTTCAGAACCGGAGttcaatgaagaagatttcAAAGCTTTCTAAtcaaatgagaaagaagaaaagaaagttcATGAAAACGGGAACGGATCCTGTCACTAGTGGCATGAGCGATTCCTGTTCTGCAAGCACTGGAATGAGTGAACTTGAGACGTTTGGGTTTGAGCCTGGTCCAGGGTTCACACTAAAAGACTTCCAGAAATATGCTGACGATTTCAAGGCTCAGTATTTTAAAAAGAGTGAAACTTCTACAGACAATGAATGTAAAGTTGGTAATTCCATAGACTGCTGGGAGCCAGCAGTTGAGGATGTTGAAGGTGAATATTGGCGGATAGTAGATAAAGCAACTGAAGAGATAGAG GTTCTATATGGTGCTGACCTTGAAACTGGGGTATTTGGTAGTGGATTTCCCAAGACATCATCAAGTCACAATGCTTCTTCTTCAGAGGAAAAATATGCAAGATCAGGCTGGAACTTAAATAACTTTCCAAGGCTTCCGGGATCCCTCCTTAGGTACGAGGGCAGTGATATTTCCGGTGTCCTTGTGCCGTGGTTGTATATTGGGATgtgcttttcttctttctgttgG CATGTTGAAGATCACCACTTGTATTCGTTGAATTATATGCACTGGGGTGCACCAAAATTGTGGTATGGTGTTGGGGGGAAGGATGCTGTTAAACTCGAGGATGCGATGAGAAAGCATTTGCCGGACCTTTTCGAAGAACAGCCTGACTTGCTTCATAAGCTA GTTACACAACTCTCCCCATCAAAACTGAAAACCGCAGGAGTACCTGTGCACCGTTGTGTCCAGCATGCTGGAGAGTTTGTCTTGACTTTTCCCCGGGCATATCATGCCGGGTTTAATTCTGGTTTCAACTGTGCTGAAGCGGTAAATGTAGCACCAGTTGACTGGTTGCCTCATGGGCAGATTGCCATAGAGTTATACTGTCAACAGGGTAGAAAAACGTCCATCTCGCATGATAAATTATTGCTTGGGGCAGCAAGAGAAGTAGTGAAAGCTGACTGGGAGCTGAACttactaaagaaaaatactGTAGATAACTTAAGGTGGAAAGCATTCAGTGGAAAGGATGGAATTTTGGCAAAAACGCTCAAG GCACGCATTGACATGGAACGTACCAAAAGAGAATTCTTGTGCAACTCTTCACTTGCATTGAAGATGCACAGTAATTTTGATGCTACCAACGAGAGAGAGTGCTGTATATGTTTCTTTGACTTGCACCTGTCTGCTGCTGGTTGCCGTTGTTCCCCAGAGAAGTATTCATGTTTGAGTCATGTGAAGCAGTTGTGTTCATGTTCATGGGTTactaaatattttctatttcgCTATGATATCGATGAACTGAATGTACTTGTTGAGGCAGTGGAAGGGAAACTGAGTTCTGTATATAGATGGGCGCGTCAAGATCTAGGATTGGCATTAACTACACAAATTTCAGGAACCAAGATGGAGATAGATGAGGAAGAGAAAGTGCACAAGGACCTGAGTCCACAGGCAGCTGCAATTTCAGCGAAAGATTTGCAGTTGAAAGTAACATTAAGAGAAGATCTAAGCAAAGGGTTAGAGAAGACGAGTAAATTATCAGATGTTAATTTACTTCTGAAAGACAAGGAGGAGCAGTTAACGTCAAGCCACTGTATAAAGCCTGTCAAAGAAGAAACTGTATATGATTCTTCTGATCCAAAAGTTTCAGCTTGCCAACCATCTGAAGGAGGTATACTTTCTGTGACAACTGCAAAGCCCGTTAGTGGTAAAAAGAATTCACAGATTCTACCCAATGATGTGATACTCCTCAGTGATGATGAGCATGACAAACCTAGGAAACGAGGTTCGGTGAGAAGAGATGCAGTTTCTTCTGGCAACAAACTGGAAGTACGAGAGAGACCAACCCACGTTTTAGCATTAGAAGCTTCTGCTAGAATTGCTGCTCCAATTTGCCGAAGGCTAGGAGATTCTTTGCCTCATACCCGAAACGCTATATCATTGCCTACTAATGACCAAAGAGCGACGAGGGTGGATGTACCGAGTTCTGCATCGCACATGGAAGTTAATGCCGAGGCTGGTGGGCTTGCTCAGGATATATGTAACAGAATAAACACTAACAACCACGGTGGTGAAAAAGCTACTAGTTGTAAACCCAAAAAGTCTGGAGGTTTGGTGATATTGGATGTGGTTGATGGGGCAAGAAGTAATTCAGGTACACCATCTTGTTCGCAAAACAATAGTCCAGATGGGTTCATTCGCCAAAAGGGTCCCCGTATTGCAAAGGTCGTGAGGAGAATCAATTGCAATGTAGAGCCTTTAAGTTATGGATGTGTGTTTTCTGGAAAATCATGGTGCAGCCGCCGAGCAATTTTCCCTAAAG GATTTCGTAGCCGGGTTAGGTACCTAAACATTTTGGATCCAAGAAATATGTGCTTCTACATTTCAGAAATTCTGGATGCTGGACGCGACAGTCCATTGTTCATG GTTTACTTGGAGAGTAATCCCAGTGAGGTGTTTGTTCACTTGTCGCCTACAAGATGCTGGGAGATGGTAAAAGATAGAGTGAACCAGGAGATAAGTAAGCAACACAAAGCCGGAAAATCAGATCTTCCTCCTTTGCAACCCGCTGGGAGTCCCGACGGTTTTGAAATGTTTGGATATTCATCACCCGCAATTGTACAG GCTATCGAAGCATTAGACGTGAATCGAGTATGCACAGACTATTGGGATTCCAGGCCTTATTCGCGACCACAAGTTCAGTTCCCTGCAAATCCTCTTCCCAGAGAAGTCAACACAAGTGTCAGATCATTGGGTGTAGGAAATGTTCAGAATGCCCCCCAACACCGGTTATTACCTACCGGAACAAACTCTATTCTCAAAGTTCTGTTCAAGAAAGCTAACATGGAGGAACTAAGCTCACTTCAAGAGGTTTTAAGTGAGTCTAACTCGGATTTGGTGACCGAACTTGTGAAGGAAGAGCTCCAGAACCGGCGTTGA
- the LOC104739457 gene encoding probable low-specificity L-threonine aldolase 1 has protein sequence MVMRSVDLRSDTVTRPTDAMREAMCGAEVDDDVLGYDPTARRLEDEMAKMMGKEAGLFVPSGTMGNLISVMVHCDVRGSEVILGDNCHIHVYENGGISTIGGVHPKTIKNEEDGTMDLAAIEAAIRDPKGSTFYPSTRLICLENTHANCGGRCLSVEYTERVGEIAKRHGVKLHIDGARLFNASIALGVPVHKLVKAADSVSVCLSKGLGAPIGSVIVGSQSFIEKAKTVRKALGGGMRQIGVLWAAALVALQENLPKLQHDHKKAKLLAEGLNQMKGIRVNVTAVETNMIFMDMEDGSRLTAEKLRRTLEENGILVIPENSSRIRMVIHHQITTSDVHYTLSCLQQAVQTIQEPSRN, from the exons ATGGTGATGAGAAGTGTAGATCTACGATCAGATACCGTGACTAGACCGACCGATGCGATGAGAGAAGCAATGTGTGGCGCTGAGGTGGATGATGACGTCCTAGGCTACGACCCAACGGCTAGACGTCTTGAAGATGAGATGGCCAAGATGATGGGGAAAGAGGCGGGTCTCTTTGTGCCATCCGGTACAATGGGAAATCTGATCAGCGTGATGGTTCACTGCGATGTAAGAGGCAGCGAGGTGATTCTTGGAGACAACTGTCACATCCATGTTTACGAGAATGGAGGGATTTCGACCATCGGAGGTGTGCATCCCAAGACGATCAAGAATGAAGAAGACGGGACCATGGACTTGGCCGCTATAGAAGCAGCCATCAGAGATCCTAAAGGAAGCACGTTTTATCCATCGACAAGGTTGATTTGCTTGGAGAACACTCATGCCAA CTGTGGTGGGAGATGTTTGAGTGTGGAATACACTGAGAGAGTTGGAGAGATTGCGAAGAGACATGGTGTAAAGCTCCATATTGATGGAGCCCGTCTTTTCAATGCTTCTATC GCACTTGGAGTTCCAGTCCATAAGCTTGTGAAGGCTGCTGACTCTGTTTCG GTGTGTCTATCTAAAGGTCTTGGAGCTCCAATAGGATCTGTAATTGTTGGTTCGCAAAGCTTCATAGAGAAGGCGAAAACAGTAAGGAAAGCATTAGGTGGAGGAATGAGACAAATTGGCGTTCTTTGGGCAGCCGCTTTGGTTGCACTTCAAGAGAACCTCCCAAAGCTACAACATGACCACAAGAAGGCCAAGTTGTTAGCTG AAGGGTTGAATCAAATGAAAGGGATTAGAGTAAATGTTACAGCCGTGGAGACCAACATG ATTTTCATGGATATGGAGGATGGTTCAAGACTTACAGCTGAGAAACTGCGCAGGACTCTAGAGGAGAATGGCATTCTCGTCATCCCGGAAAACTCATCCCG GATCAGGATGGTTATACACCACCAGATAACAACAAGTGATGTGCATTACACATTGTCTTGCTTACAA CAAGCAGTGCAGACGATACAAGAACCAAGCCGGAACTAA